One segment of Cetobacterium sp. NK01 DNA contains the following:
- a CDS encoding polysaccharide lyase 8 family protein, which produces MKKIFLSFLLIFLGGVSFGNSSSTDTYSVIRERFTELTNNNSNDEKAKKLLDTLNTNPDRVFLWEQFSDMKNGPHILSTYRNLTDIIKAYTDKNSSLYHNKEVKNTIINSLNWLRENAYRENLPELGNWWQWEIGIPKELNRIVAYMYPDLSKEQVQTFLNGSKYFQPYAEWSGYSEGAKTSTSPNKRLSTGGNRIDTCYIVFMRGILTQNKDEVLNALNNLGEVAEYVTSGDGFYKDGSFIQHSSIPYGGTYGEVLLSGLGTIQNLIAGTNLEIKDPRFNNIYDSLIIGYNPLFFNGRVSDSISGRAVTRKNSSDLTRGVSNLVAIAMISQGAPEKYKTQLQEIVKRNIETGDKGVILSRIKNPVEKRVVENILKDKNIKTNTPSGVKIFGNMDRVVNRTPNYSIVLSLHSSRVGNFESILEENTKGWHAADGMYYIYTPNLTEYSEYWPLVDPYHLPGTTESITHRENSVGERRHAKTMVQKDFVGGTTDNINSIIGMDFSSWNDLTTAKKSWFITPEFTVAMGSNIASEDGEVHTTVENRSINTKDEIEKITKDRLILKNPISNLYTGFIILDDNALVTTTERRVGNWDKDNTELSKNFVKSYINHGNNPKEKSYIYAIIPENNLTNVENFPINDIKVLRQDSFAHGINFKNITAINFWQESNDEVGIFTSKTPASILAIRDKNKMFMSVSDPTHKNSKVVFTIKGIYTLENINTNIKLDTTKDSTTITISNLKNGATENFTLISKEN; this is translated from the coding sequence ATGAAAAAAATTTTCTTATCTTTTTTACTGATATTTTTAGGAGGGGTTTCCTTTGGAAACTCCTCTTCTACCGATACATACTCTGTTATCAGAGAGCGTTTTACAGAACTTACAAACAACAATAGTAACGATGAAAAAGCTAAAAAGCTTTTAGATACTTTAAACACTAATCCTGATAGAGTTTTTCTTTGGGAACAGTTTTCTGATATGAAAAATGGGCCTCACATTTTATCTACTTATAGAAATTTAACAGACATAATTAAAGCCTATACTGATAAAAACTCATCACTATATCACAATAAAGAGGTTAAAAATACAATTATTAACTCTTTAAACTGGTTAAGAGAAAATGCTTATAGAGAGAACCTACCTGAATTAGGTAACTGGTGGCAATGGGAGATTGGAATTCCTAAAGAACTAAATCGTATTGTTGCCTATATGTATCCAGATCTTTCTAAAGAACAAGTTCAAACATTTTTAAATGGCAGCAAATATTTCCAACCTTACGCTGAATGGTCTGGATATAGCGAAGGAGCTAAAACTTCTACATCACCTAATAAAAGATTATCCACTGGTGGAAATAGAATTGATACCTGTTACATTGTTTTTATGAGAGGTATCTTAACTCAAAATAAAGATGAAGTTCTAAACGCTTTAAATAATCTTGGTGAAGTTGCTGAATACGTAACTTCTGGAGATGGTTTTTATAAAGATGGTTCTTTTATTCAGCATAGTAGTATACCTTACGGAGGAACTTATGGAGAGGTTTTATTAAGCGGTCTAGGAACTATCCAAAACTTAATTGCTGGTACAAATTTAGAGATTAAAGATCCTAGATTTAATAATATTTACGACTCTTTAATAATTGGATATAATCCTCTTTTCTTCAACGGAAGAGTATCAGACTCAATAAGTGGACGAGCTGTAACTAGAAAAAACTCTAGTGACTTAACTAGAGGTGTTAGCAATCTTGTTGCTATCGCTATGATCTCACAAGGAGCTCCTGAAAAGTATAAAACTCAATTACAAGAGATTGTTAAAAGAAACATAGAAACAGGAGATAAAGGAGTTATTTTAAGCAGAATCAAAAATCCTGTAGAAAAAAGAGTTGTTGAAAATATATTAAAAGACAAAAATATAAAAACAAACACTCCTTCAGGAGTTAAAATATTTGGAAATATGGATAGAGTTGTTAATAGAACTCCTAATTATTCTATTGTTTTAAGCTTACACTCTTCTAGAGTTGGAAATTTTGAAAGTATCTTAGAAGAAAATACAAAAGGGTGGCACGCTGCTGATGGGATGTACTATATCTATACTCCTAATTTAACTGAGTACTCTGAATATTGGCCTTTAGTAGACCCATATCACCTACCTGGTACAACTGAAAGTATAACTCATAGAGAAAATAGTGTTGGTGAAAGAAGACACGCTAAAACTATGGTTCAGAAAGATTTTGTCGGTGGAACTACTGATAATATTAACTCTATTATTGGAATGGATTTTTCCTCTTGGAACGATCTTACAACAGCTAAAAAATCATGGTTTATTACTCCTGAATTCACTGTTGCTATGGGATCTAATATCGCAAGTGAAGATGGAGAGGTTCACACAACTGTTGAAAATAGATCTATCAACACTAAAGATGAAATTGAAAAAATTACAAAAGATAGACTAATTCTAAAAAATCCAATTTCAAATCTTTACACTGGATTTATCATCTTAGATGATAATGCTCTTGTTACAACAACAGAAAGAAGAGTTGGTAATTGGGATAAAGATAACACTGAACTTTCTAAAAACTTTGTTAAATCATACATCAACCACGGAAATAATCCTAAGGAAAAAAGCTATATCTACGCTATAATTCCTGAGAATAATTTAACAAATGTAGAAAATTTCCCTATTAATGATATTAAAGTTTTAAGACAAGATAGCTTTGCTCATGGAATAAATTTTAAAAACATTACCGCTATAAACTTTTGGCAAGAATCTAATGACGAAGTTGGTATTTTCACTAGTAAAACTCCTGCATCAATATTAGCTATAAGGGATAAAAATAAAATGTTCATGTCAGTTAGTGATCCAACACATAAAAACTCTAAAGTTGTTTTCACTATCAAAGGAATATACACTTTAGAAAATATTAATACTAATATAAAATTAGATACTACTAAAGATTCTACTACTATAACTATTTCTAATCTAAAAAATGGAGCTACTGAAAACTTTACTCTAATATCTAAGGAGAACTAA
- a CDS encoding lactate utilization protein, producing the protein MDTSKKTLNKNKILTLMDTLSKNDYIPIYADSVKDAREIVLNLIPIHSSIALGGSVTINELDVIDTFRDGGYQLFDRYNQPDWPTTLQCMREGLLADYFLTSTNAISENGELIQTDSGGNRVASLLWGPENVIVVCGINKLVSTWQDGMARIREFAGPLNSKRINHKTPCNISGTCEDCQTKQRICNFTSIIKSGKRVGKPITVIIINEEVGY; encoded by the coding sequence ATGGATACATCAAAAAAAACTTTAAATAAAAATAAAATCCTAACTCTAATGGATACCCTTTCTAAAAATGACTACATTCCTATATATGCAGATAGTGTAAAGGATGCCAGAGAGATCGTATTAAATTTAATACCTATACACTCATCTATCGCTCTTGGAGGCTCTGTAACAATCAATGAGCTAGACGTTATAGATACCTTCAGAGATGGAGGATATCAACTTTTCGATAGATACAATCAACCTGATTGGCCCACAACTCTCCAGTGTATGAGAGAGGGCCTTTTAGCAGATTATTTTCTAACTAGTACAAATGCTATTAGTGAAAATGGTGAGCTTATACAAACTGATTCTGGTGGTAATAGAGTGGCTAGTCTACTTTGGGGGCCTGAAAACGTTATTGTCGTTTGCGGAATAAATAAACTAGTGAGCACTTGGCAAGATGGAATGGCTCGAATAAGAGAGTTTGCAGGACCTTTAAATTCTAAAAGAATCAATCATAAAACCCCTTGCAATATCTCTGGAACTTGCGAAGATTGTCAGACTAAACAACGAATCTGTAACTTTACATCTATAATAAAATCTGGTAAAAGAGTGGGTAAACCTATAACCGTTATAATTATAAATGAAGAGGTGGGATACTAA
- a CDS encoding YjiH family protein gives MAILKFGIYSLMGLLAFLAPITIGGESSIIMGHLKNFVLNNFSSWVNFLIMFCSVITISGTILGFIKKNFKEQYLNDLFVTDKLSGILRIGGSFMFILISLGIAPEFLSNENTGGLMAGDMIPPLMVTFFIGVMLMPLLTSFGLVEFIGTLIAPVMRKVFKVPGYAAIDALASFLGDGTIGIVVTDQQYQKGYYTQREAAIIATSFSIVGISFAAVVADLLKFSKIFWVFYGTIAFSTIVAGFIIARLPLKKFKNEYYDGNKVDDNGAKSFAEALHLATTTAGKASEKEIIVDSLFKVLVIYITFIPVIMCVGSIGLVIAENTSFFNILSMPLMPILKMLGFTHEVASQMAPAMIVGFSDMYLPALFIENTTSEVARFIVGTLSFAQLIFLSETGMILVNSKMGFSILDVAKFFILRTAITFPIIYSIAMILVKFGILSY, from the coding sequence ATGGCAATACTAAAATTTGGTATTTATTCTTTAATGGGACTTTTAGCTTTTCTAGCTCCTATTACAATTGGTGGTGAATCATCTATTATTATGGGTCACCTAAAAAACTTTGTTCTAAATAATTTTTCAAGCTGGGTTAATTTCTTAATAATGTTTTGTTCAGTTATTACAATTTCTGGAACAATACTTGGATTCATCAAAAAGAATTTTAAAGAACAATATTTAAACGATCTATTCGTTACAGATAAATTAAGTGGTATCTTAAGAATAGGTGGTTCGTTCATGTTTATTTTAATCTCACTTGGAATTGCGCCTGAATTTTTAAGCAACGAGAACACTGGTGGTTTAATGGCTGGAGATATGATCCCTCCTCTTATGGTTACTTTCTTCATAGGAGTTATGCTAATGCCACTTCTTACATCTTTTGGATTAGTTGAATTTATTGGGACACTAATCGCTCCTGTAATGAGAAAAGTTTTCAAAGTTCCTGGATATGCTGCTATTGATGCTTTAGCTTCATTCCTTGGAGATGGAACTATTGGAATTGTAGTTACAGATCAACAGTACCAAAAAGGTTACTATACTCAAAGAGAAGCTGCTATAATTGCAACTTCGTTCTCAATAGTTGGTATATCTTTTGCTGCAGTAGTTGCAGATTTACTTAAGTTTTCTAAGATTTTCTGGGTATTTTATGGAACTATAGCTTTCTCAACAATAGTTGCTGGTTTCATAATTGCTAGACTACCTTTAAAAAAGTTTAAAAATGAATATTACGATGGAAATAAAGTGGATGACAACGGAGCTAAAAGTTTTGCTGAAGCTCTTCACTTAGCGACTACAACAGCTGGAAAGGCCTCTGAAAAAGAGATTATTGTAGACTCTCTTTTTAAAGTTTTAGTTATCTATATAACTTTCATTCCAGTTATTATGTGTGTTGGTTCAATTGGTTTAGTTATTGCTGAAAACACTAGTTTCTTCAATATCCTTTCTATGCCATTAATGCCAATTTTAAAGATGCTTGGATTCACTCATGAAGTTGCATCTCAAATGGCACCAGCTATGATTGTTGGTTTCTCTGATATGTATCTACCTGCTTTATTTATTGAAAATACAACTAGTGAAGTAGCTAGATTTATAGTTGGAACTCTTTCTTTTGCACAATTAATATTTTTAAGTGAAACTGGGATGATATTAGTTAACTCTAAGATGGGATTCTCTATATTAGACGTAGCTAAATTCTTTATTTTAAGAACTGCTATAACATTCCCTATTATCTATTCAATCGCGATGATACTTGTTAAATTCGGAATTTTAAGCTATTAA
- a CDS encoding helix-turn-helix domain-containing protein, with protein MLKKERKNVFFYKKVYAFLLLSSIIICLFGVSEYISYKKEEELRVERVLNKINLKIELVMSSIGDLENTEPIKEYYNLKDVSYYNLIKVLQEIQKKNNIYGKLGYNLSLGKDDSDVIVTGNGTREKNVHLKKIGAMKKIETDSNFLLIPGKKEISFILKNKIFNLQEGIFWIVTLDRDLFFSELIDDEEGRWDILKNDKIYYLDKNIVVKRRGNEGYILRSSGLNFKFLYTPNYSIFYQMLFLKSVVIFVILGLLFLLIDYSIKLYKERKQLIGEINNLAVVDRRKNLRDFVLGIKKIDEVGELTRKVKGLQGRKLKIVLVEIYDSDDEGLDFKNFTSAREYLKESLSTEGGYEYINIDYKSIAFIIPEESDSVIEDAFHFILENISVKYGVELIAAASDEFVSVESFPQEYITCKKILDAKFMAKGRKVLFSENIKSGKLILTYPIETEAKLVSKLLNGNLQGAKKIVDEIFIDRINPEAMDKKDIKEFTGLLYNTLNRVVVQLKEIESSLHCDDLDIESITKTGDLDKIRSIFNDLISEICKQKKSSEQDENEAIRDKIKSYIDNNYHLDFSLDNLADYLGLSFKYTSILFKKVMGDNFKNYINVYRIEKAKEILKEKKDIKIKDLAEELGYNSSNTFIRIFKKYEGISPTQFNPEEILEK; from the coding sequence ATGTTAAAAAAAGAACGTAAAAATGTATTTTTTTATAAAAAAGTCTATGCTTTTTTACTTTTATCTTCAATAATTATATGTTTATTTGGGGTTAGTGAGTATATTTCATATAAAAAAGAGGAAGAGTTAAGAGTTGAAAGAGTTTTAAATAAGATAAATTTAAAGATAGAATTAGTAATGTCATCAATAGGTGATTTAGAAAATACTGAACCAATAAAAGAGTATTATAACTTAAAAGATGTATCTTATTACAATTTAATTAAAGTTTTACAGGAGATACAAAAAAAGAATAATATATATGGAAAACTTGGATATAATTTAAGTTTAGGAAAAGATGATTCTGATGTTATAGTTACAGGAAATGGAACAAGAGAGAAAAATGTTCATTTAAAAAAAATAGGGGCTATGAAAAAAATAGAAACAGATTCTAATTTTCTTTTAATTCCAGGAAAAAAAGAGATAAGTTTTATTTTAAAAAATAAGATTTTTAACTTACAAGAAGGGATATTTTGGATAGTAACTTTAGATAGAGATCTTTTTTTCTCTGAACTTATAGATGATGAAGAGGGAAGATGGGATATATTAAAAAATGATAAAATATACTATCTAGATAAAAATATTGTGGTAAAAAGAAGAGGAAATGAGGGGTATATATTAAGAAGTAGTGGATTAAATTTCAAATTTTTATATACACCGAACTATTCAATTTTTTATCAGATGTTATTTTTAAAATCAGTTGTTATATTCGTGATTTTAGGTCTACTGTTTTTGCTTATTGATTACTCAATTAAGTTATATAAAGAGAGAAAACAGCTTATTGGAGAGATAAATAATTTAGCCGTTGTAGATAGAAGAAAAAACTTAAGAGATTTTGTTTTAGGTATTAAAAAAATTGATGAAGTTGGAGAGTTGACTAGAAAAGTAAAGGGACTTCAAGGAAGAAAGTTAAAAATTGTATTAGTAGAGATATATGATAGTGATGATGAAGGATTAGACTTTAAGAATTTCACTTCAGCTAGAGAGTATCTAAAAGAGAGCTTATCAACAGAGGGTGGATACGAATATATTAACATTGACTATAAAAGTATTGCTTTTATAATTCCAGAAGAGAGTGACTCTGTTATTGAAGACGCATTTCATTTTATATTGGAAAATATAAGTGTCAAATATGGTGTAGAATTAATAGCTGCTGCTTCTGATGAGTTTGTTTCTGTAGAAAGTTTCCCTCAAGAGTATATAACTTGTAAAAAGATTTTAGATGCTAAATTTATGGCAAAAGGAAGAAAAGTTTTATTCTCTGAAAATATAAAAAGTGGAAAATTAATACTTACATATCCAATAGAAACAGAGGCGAAATTAGTATCTAAGTTATTAAATGGAAATCTTCAAGGTGCTAAAAAAATAGTGGATGAGATTTTTATAGATAGAATAAATCCTGAGGCTATGGATAAAAAGGATATAAAGGAGTTCACAGGACTTTTATACAACACTTTAAATAGAGTTGTTGTACAACTAAAAGAGATTGAAAGTTCACTACATTGTGATGATTTGGATATAGAAAGTATTACAAAAACAGGAGATTTAGATAAAATTAGAAGTATTTTTAATGATTTAATATCTGAGATATGTAAACAAAAGAAGAGTAGCGAACAAGATGAAAATGAAGCTATAAGGGATAAGATAAAAAGTTACATAGATAATAATTATCATTTGGATTTTTCATTAGATAACTTAGCAGATTATTTAGGTCTTTCTTTTAAATATACAAGTATTTTATTCAAAAAAGTTATGGGAGATAACTTTAAAAACTATATAAATGTCTATAGGATAGAAAAAGCAAAAGAGATATTAAAAGAGAAAAAAGACATTAAAATTAAGGACTTAGCAGAAGAATTAGGATATAACAGTTCTAATACATTTATTAGAATATTCAAGAAATATGAGGGGATATCACCAACACAATTTAATCCTGAGGAGATTTTAGAAAAATAA
- a CDS encoding LUD domain-containing protein, which produces MDQNMKWFYKIKAENITQTLLSKEYDAILLENLERVKEFLISKISSSDSVVLDQSPFLNSLDLLLPIGKKGCKVFDYKKERQAILADNFIVECDFITENGELIFLDDFASCAATFGPNKIFVIVGVNKIIKNLSEIDKKSKDILTLRNYFNETNDSFSIVHHGRKFPNKYTVIVVPEIIGF; this is translated from the coding sequence ATGGATCAAAATATGAAATGGTTTTATAAAATTAAAGCTGAAAATATCACACAAACACTACTTTCTAAAGAGTATGACGCTATTCTTTTAGAAAATCTAGAAAGAGTAAAAGAGTTTTTAATCTCTAAAATCTCTTCTTCAGATTCAGTAGTTCTTGATCAGTCTCCTTTTTTAAACTCCTTAGACCTTCTTCTTCCTATTGGTAAAAAAGGGTGTAAAGTATTCGATTATAAAAAAGAGCGCCAAGCTATTTTAGCTGATAATTTTATTGTAGAGTGTGATTTTATAACTGAAAATGGAGAGTTAATCTTTTTAGATGATTTTGCTAGCTGTGCAGCTACCTTTGGTCCAAATAAGATATTTGTCATTGTTGGAGTAAATAAAATTATAAAAAATCTATCTGAAATCGATAAAAAATCAAAAGATATTTTAACTTTAAGAAACTATTTCAATGAAACAAATGATAGTTTCAGCATAGTTCATCACGGAAGAAAATTTCCTAATAAATATACAGTTATTGTAGTTCCAGAGATAATCGGTTTTTAA
- a CDS encoding polysaccharide lyase family 8 super-sandwich domain-containing protein, with protein MGEILKKRIEYLTGKNAPEEVLKKLEHECKDILKECSENSTLIDKEESKVLVERVRDSYKKILTLGVAYNTTNSKYYRDEKIVEIAKGVLENNYENYYNLNSIEHTNWWQWEIGYPLLLNDILILFNKELKKELINKILDVTKYFLPDENYLGNNPVAIHPSGKPLRRATGGNLIDTAKILFLRGVLLKDMAMCQKAVESMSETLEIIDEKNVETISNRDGFYADGSFIQHGFIPYAGTYGNVLLSGIAEIIYLVNKELREKIDTGKICERVYASFEPLFFKGAMTDIVNGRAITRAGNDHQIGHEVINSLLLLADGVEETDRIKLLEIAKRELALDEFYSYKKKEKRAIFYNLSKEVLKNSKIKVKDYSSEVKCFNEMDRVFYRNKNFAIGIAMHSKNIGTFESFNGENTRGWFTGDGAVYIYSRGDEYIDYWKGVDFNYIPGTTEIKMDMEKVKNIESTVDNMPKNSVAEGYGNEDSGVAYMEFINWNGKLKSRKNYIFKKSGMVYLENYITGKGEVYSTVANMRISNLKNKTVRLDGKPMEGEKVTGEFKEISLGNLIYKFYKSEKINLEVYGSDENKFIKIWIDLGENPINYTIAWEVVVVV; from the coding sequence ATGGGGGAGATTTTAAAAAAACGTATAGAATATTTAACAGGGAAAAATGCACCAGAAGAGGTTTTAAAAAAACTAGAGCATGAGTGTAAAGATATTTTAAAAGAGTGTAGTGAAAATAGTACATTAATAGATAAAGAGGAGAGTAAAGTTTTAGTTGAAAGGGTGAGAGATAGTTATAAAAAGATCCTGACTTTAGGAGTTGCTTATAACACAACTAATTCAAAATACTATAGAGATGAAAAAATAGTTGAAATAGCAAAGGGTGTTTTAGAAAATAACTATGAAAACTACTATAATCTAAACTCTATAGAACATACAAACTGGTGGCAGTGGGAGATTGGGTATCCTTTACTTTTAAATGATATCTTAATCCTTTTTAATAAAGAGTTAAAAAAAGAGCTTATAAATAAAATATTAGATGTAACAAAATATTTTTTGCCAGATGAAAATTACCTTGGAAATAATCCAGTGGCAATTCATCCTAGTGGAAAACCTTTAAGAAGAGCAACTGGTGGAAATCTAATAGATACAGCAAAGATTCTATTTTTAAGAGGGGTTCTTTTAAAGGATATGGCTATGTGTCAAAAGGCAGTGGAATCTATGTCTGAAACTTTAGAGATAATAGATGAAAAAAATGTAGAGACAATTAGTAATAGAGATGGTTTTTATGCAGATGGATCATTCATTCAACATGGATTTATACCATATGCAGGAACTTATGGAAATGTTTTACTTTCAGGGATAGCAGAGATAATATATCTAGTTAATAAAGAGTTGAGAGAGAAAATAGATACAGGTAAAATTTGTGAAAGAGTTTATGCTTCTTTTGAACCGCTGTTTTTTAAAGGAGCTATGACAGATATAGTCAATGGAAGAGCTATAACAAGAGCTGGTAATGATCATCAAATAGGACATGAGGTTATAAATTCCCTACTACTTTTAGCTGATGGGGTAGAGGAAACTGATAGAATAAAACTTTTAGAGATAGCTAAAAGAGAGTTAGCTTTAGATGAGTTTTATTCATATAAGAAGAAGGAGAAAAGAGCGATATTCTACAATTTATCTAAAGAGGTTTTAAAGAACTCAAAGATCAAAGTTAAAGATTATTCTAGTGAAGTAAAGTGTTTTAATGAGATGGATAGAGTATTTTATAGAAATAAAAATTTTGCAATAGGTATAGCTATGCATAGTAAAAATATAGGAACTTTTGAAAGTTTCAATGGTGAAAATACAAGGGGTTGGTTCACTGGAGATGGAGCAGTTTATATCTATTCTAGAGGAGATGAGTATATAGATTACTGGAAAGGAGTTGATTTTAACTATATTCCAGGAACAACTGAGATAAAAATGGATATGGAAAAAGTAAAAAATATAGAGAGTACTGTAGATAATATGCCTAAAAATAGTGTGGCAGAAGGATATGGAAATGAGGACTCTGGAGTTGCGTATATGGAGTTTATAAACTGGAATGGAAAGTTAAAAAGCAGAAAAAACTATATTTTTAAGAAGAGTGGAATGGTTTATTTAGAGAACTATATAACTGGGAAGGGAGAGGTTTATTCAACAGTTGCTAATATGAGAATATCTAATCTAAAAAACAAAACTGTACGTTTAGATGGAAAGCCAATGGAGGGAGAAAAGGTAACAGGGGAGTTTAAAGAGATCTCTTTAGGGAATTTAATATATAAATTTTATAAAAGTGAAAAAATAAATTTAGAAGTGTATGGATCAGATGAAAATAAGTTTATAAAAATTTGGATAGATTTAGGAGAGAATCCGATCAATTATACTATTGCATGGGAAGTGGTAGTTGTAGTATAA
- a CDS encoding glycoside hydrolase family 88 protein encodes MEILKKTREKYSEEFRLSKEDLFFAMHEAMKKIDENSKVFIDTYPRAASVNNIYPGTKNAEDFDDWTVGFWTGMLWLSYEVTENEKYRKIAEYQLKGYRSRIEKKLHLNHHDIGFLYSLSAVAQERVTGSELAKEVGIKAAEHLITRFQEKGQFIQAWGDLGKPEDYRLIIDCNMNVPLLFWATEMTGDKKFAEIGAKHLATASSVVVREDSSTHHTYYFNHETGEPTRGVTAQGYSDNSAWARGQAWGVYGFPLAYGYTKDKRYIDLYKRVTNYFINSLPEDDVCYWDLVFTDGSGQPRDTSAAAIAVCGILEMDKYLDESDPDKEIYLNAAHKMMKSLMKNYSTKDLDYSNGLLTDAVYSIPHGSGVKECNIWGDYYYLEALTRIFKPEWKKYW; translated from the coding sequence ATGGAGATATTAAAAAAGACAAGAGAAAAATATTCAGAAGAGTTTAGATTATCAAAAGAGGATCTGTTTTTTGCAATGCATGAAGCTATGAAAAAAATAGATGAAAATTCAAAGGTATTTATTGATACATATCCAAGAGCTGCAAGTGTGAATAATATATACCCAGGAACAAAGAATGCAGAGGATTTTGACGACTGGACAGTGGGGTTCTGGACAGGAATGTTATGGTTATCTTATGAGGTTACAGAAAATGAAAAATATAGAAAAATAGCTGAGTATCAGTTAAAAGGATATAGAAGTAGAATTGAGAAGAAACTTCACTTAAATCACCATGATATAGGATTTTTATACTCTCTTTCAGCAGTAGCTCAAGAAAGAGTTACTGGAAGTGAATTAGCTAAAGAGGTTGGAATAAAGGCTGCAGAGCACTTAATTACAAGATTCCAAGAGAAAGGGCAGTTTATACAAGCTTGGGGAGATTTAGGAAAGCCAGAGGATTATAGACTTATTATAGATTGTAATATGAATGTACCTTTACTATTTTGGGCAACGGAGATGACTGGAGATAAAAAGTTTGCTGAAATAGGTGCAAAACATTTAGCTACAGCTTCAAGTGTTGTTGTGAGAGAGGATTCATCAACTCATCACACTTATTACTTCAATCATGAGACAGGAGAGCCTACAAGAGGAGTTACAGCTCAAGGGTATTCAGACAACTCTGCTTGGGCAAGAGGTCAAGCTTGGGGAGTTTATGGATTCCCATTGGCTTATGGGTACACAAAGGATAAGAGATACATAGATCTTTATAAAAGAGTTACAAACTACTTTATAAACAGTTTACCAGAGGATGACGTATGTTACTGGGATCTAGTGTTTACAGACGGTTCTGGGCAGCCTAGAGACACATCAGCAGCAGCAATAGCTGTTTGTGGAATACTAGAAATGGATAAATATTTAGATGAGAGTGATCCAGATAAAGAGATCTATTTAAATGCAGCTCATAAGATGATGAAATCTCTTATGAAAAACTATAGTACAAAAGATTTAGATTATTCTAATGGTCTTTTAACAGATGCTGTATACTCAATTCCTCATGGATCTGGAGTTAAAGAGTGTAACATTTGGGGAGATTACTATTATTTAGAGGCTCTAACAAGAATCTTTAAACCAGAGTGGAAGAAATACTGGTAG